Within the Hirundo rustica isolate bHirRus1 chromosome 20, bHirRus1.pri.v3, whole genome shotgun sequence genome, the region AGGTGGTGATACCTGCTTAGAGTAAACCCAGCCCTGAAGTGGTAGGAGATGCTGTCTTCCAGGATTAAGAAACGTTAAACCCACTTTGTCCAAGCCCTTGGTCAAGGCTGGTCAAGAAcaataggctgcccagggaagtggtcgCATCATTGAGCCTGGAAGGGTTCAAAAAACATGTAAATATGGGGCTTGGGGACATAATTTAGGGTGGACATAGCAGTGCTGGGTCAATGGTTGATCTTTGCTTCCCTGATTCTATATTGGGAAGGACCAGGAAGCTGGTGTTGcacctgcctgcagccacctgAGCTCAGTGGGTACTTGGGGGCTGTACTCCCACACCAACCCTGCTCACAGACCATTCTCTTTCCCAGGGAGGAGTCCAGAGCTGCGGGAGGACCTCATTGACTCTTTCCATCAGCTTGCTCTGGACATGGGCATccctgaagactccatcttcATCCTGGCCAACAGAGGTAACCTCCCATGAGGCACGTGTCTCTCATGCTGCCAGAGCACTCCAACTGCTCCTTCTGGGTctgccaggctggagagatgggcgatgggagggagggagggaggagagacaAATACTTTGGTAGCATgggatgaaaaggaaataaggCTGTGTATCAGTCAGGATTCCAGCAGAGAAATCAGCTTCCACTCAGAGGGGTCCATGCTGGGCTGTCAGGTCAATGCAACCACTCCACTGTGCTGGGATGAGGACATGGGACACTTGTGCCTGGTCCCCAGGCTGGGTGCTGCCATGCCAGCACCTGGGAGGCTCCTTGCTCAGTCTGCAGTTCAGAAGGGGCTGGCATGATTGGGGCGggggggctctgtgtgtgtgcatgtgtgtgtaggATTTTGAGGGGATCCAGAGGGGCGTGGGGATTTCAGGGAGATGGAGGGAGGTATGGGCATTTTAGGACAAAGCTTCTGTGAGTGGAAGGTGGAAAGCAGAAAGAGGGGAAGAACGTTGGATGGAACTGGGAGGGTGTCCCCTTGCCCAGGGTCCTGCATGTACACAGTTCTGGACTCACTGAGGTGAATTTGTCAGGACACCTCTCCTCTCACACTGCTCAtcttctctcctgctcctggacCAGGTGAATGTGTTCCTCAGGAGACTGAAAATGCTCCCCAGGTGAGTGGGACCTTCTGAAGTGGATCAAGGCCAGAGACATCCCTTCCAAGCAAACTCACTGGAGATCAAGTGTCCAGggaggaggctccaggggcAGGACCTGTTGTTTGGGCAGTGGCTCCACTGACCATCTTGGGAGTCACTCTTCCACCTCTGCTGATGGGCTTTGCCTGCAAGGATGGGGTCAAGGCCGGTGCAGGCGGAGGGTCCTGATGGCCAGTTGGGCACAAGAACTTATTACCAAGTGGAAGCCTTTTCCTACTCTGATTTTTTAATAGTATGAAGGTTGCTGGTGTTTCCTAGCTCCTTGCCTATCTGTGTGTGTCCTAGCCAGGCTGTAGACCCcttctccagggatggggaaactTAGCACCCACTGGTCCTTCAACTTCCATCACTCAGCATCTCCCAGCCTCTCAGGGTTAAGTGTTGAAAGATTTTCCAGGGGGAATGGAACTTTCATAGGAGAAATGAGCCAGTTGACTCAAGAGCAGGTAACACACCATTGAGGCACATCCCCAGCGTGGGACATGACTTTGGCACTTTGACTGTCTTCATCCACAACCTGGGATTGTGGACCCCACCCtggaagagcacagggctgggaagaTCATGAGGTGTGGAGGGATCACAGCCTGCAGACCCAAGATCAGTGACTGGAGACATGCTGGGAGCACAGAGGAGGGCTGGAGCCTGAGGTCCCCTGACACAGCCCACCCTGAGGGCAATGGGGTGGGCAGCAGGTCCCACAGGCAGGGACTGATGGCAGCTCTGTGTTTCCTTACTGGTGCAGAGGGCACGGAGAGCAGTTCTGCCCCTGGAGGAGGGCTCAGCCACAGGACCCCTGCCCACTTACATTGGCAACAAGGAAGGTAGGTCCCAGGGGATGGGGCTGCATCCGGACCCCCCTGGTCTGCACTCCCATTTGCCTGTCACCCATGGTGTGCTGGTCCACAGACTCATGCCGGCTGAGCCAGGACCCTGGGCCCTGCAGTGGGATGCTCTCCCGCTTCTTCTACAACTCCTCCTCCATGGCCTGTGAAACTTTCCTCTATGGAGGCTGTCTGGGCAATGGCAACAACTTCTACTCAGAAAAGGAGTGTCTTCAGGCATGCCGGACCGAGGGTGAGAATCCCGCCTGGGCCAGGGCCCTGGAGGTGCCTTTGCTGAGGCATCACAAAGGATCTGAGCATTGCCTTGAATGCCACGTGTCTGCCATCCATGTGGGAGGTGTGGGAGATCCTGGATCCCCCACCTCAcgcagctcctgtccctgcagctgcctgcaggctgcCCATTGCCCCAGGCCCCTGCCAGGCACTGATGACGCGCTGGGCCTTTGATGCAACCCAGGGCAAGTGCATCACCTTCAGCTATGGGGGCTGCAAGGGCAACGGGAACCAGTTCTACTCGGAGAAGGAGTGCAAGGAGTACTGCGGGGCTTCTCAGCTGGCAGGTATTCCCCTTGGCCCCCCACCCCAGGGGAGGGCAGCAACCTGCACCACCTCCTGTCCTGAACTGGCTCTgcctggggtggggacagggctgtcctGGTTCTGGATGGGTCCGTCCTGACTCTGGATGGGTCCAGGATGGGTCCATCGTGGGCCTGGGATGGGTTTGTCATGGGTTCAGGATCAGTCTGGCTCTGGAATGGGTCTGGACCGGTGTTGTGCTCTGCCTGGAATGGGTCATTCTGGGTGAGGATGGACCCAGGATGGGTGTGTCCTTGGGCTGGGATGAGTTTGTCATGGGTCCATGATGGGTGTGGGGTGGTTTTGTGCTGTGCCTAGGAGGATCTGTCCTGGATACAGAATACGGCCATTAACCAACAGACAGTATGGTccagtggggctgggcaggctgtAGACACGCTGAGGCCATGACTGAACTGCAGTATGGTCTTGATGAGAGGGGGAATGTTTCCAGGCAGGTTGGGGTGCAGAGGGGAGCAGTGGAGGCAACAGCCCCTGTGCTGAAAGATTTGGGGCTGTGGGAACCCTGACACCAACTAAGGACCAACCCAGGGTCCCTGTCGGGGGTGCAACACCTGCCAGGccccccagctccaggcagtGCAGCAGTTTTCATACTGAACATCCTTGGGAGACACAACAGGCACCACTCAGACCTGAGGGGGGGTGATGACCAGGTTGTTAGGAGTGTGGCAGAGAAAACCTTCCTGCAAAGAGTGGTGACTGAGGCATCTTCCACCATATCCAGTCCTGGACAAGCCTGCTGGAGTcacccaggagcaggagggcgGGAGCTGGGGACTTGGCCTGAACCCACAGATGGGAGATGGAGACTGTCTTAGTGCAGAACCTATCTTTTATAATCCCTGCCAGCAATGTAAAATACATTAATGCCACCATGGCGTGTGGTGGGATATGAAGTGCAGGACAACAAGGATATGCATAGATGGTCTAGGCTGCTGCCTTCATCCATCACTGATGGCAGGGAC harbors:
- the AMBP gene encoding protein AMBP; amino-acid sequence: MVIWGLLSLLLFTVACGTPIGDQDEDIQVQENFEAERMYGKWFDIAIGTTCKWMKNYKEKFSMGTLVLGPGPSANQISTTSTRLRQGDCIQVSGEYQKTSTSGKYTYYSPKWDMSIQSYVLRTNYEEYAVILMKKKSSFGPSTTLKLYGRSPELREDLIDSFHQLALDMGIPEDSIFILANRGECVPQETENAPQRARRAVLPLEEGSATGPLPTYIGNKEDSCRLSQDPGPCSGMLSRFFYNSSSMACETFLYGGCLGNGNNFYSEKECLQACRTEAACRLPIAPGPCQALMTRWAFDATQGKCITFSYGGCKGNGNQFYSEKECKEYCGASQLAEDEEFLHLSN